The following DNA comes from Triticum aestivum cultivar Chinese Spring chromosome 3D, IWGSC CS RefSeq v2.1, whole genome shotgun sequence.
CTGAGACATTTTCCTGCCCTCGAGCAAACGTATCGCCTATACCGAACAGTGGTTGAAAgtccttttcctcgtttcacctTATCTTTTCTGATACTGAATCCACGGTCTTTGGCGTAGTTATTATAGAACATGTAAGCCTCCCATTGTGATGCAAATATCATACCCATAACCTTCAACTGTGTCTCCAGCGCACGTTGCTGGATTTCAGCTTCCTCAGTGTCCATATTAGCTCCATCCTCATGCTCATAGCCATCATCACCACTCCAACCATCAAAGTTAGCCTACAATATTCCACATAAGCAAGTGGAAGTTGTCATTAACAAGTTTTTATTATTGTATGACATCTTAAATTTTGGACCGAACCTGGCTTATGTTATCCGCGAAAGATTCAACACCATGATTTTCCTCGTTCTGGACGTCAATATCCTCCTGCACATAAAAGAAATCATATGCACATGTAAGTACCCATATAGTTCGTCATCCGACGAAATGAATGTACACGTCACTTACGTTTTCACTACAAGCACCCTCCTCCTTCTTTTGAGAATCCTCCTCAGGTAAATTATCGTACGACGACCAGGATTCATTGTCGCTGCTATCATCATCATTTTTACTTTCATTACCATTCGTACGATTAACGCTATCGCTACCATCCCACTCACTCGTATCCAAAAACAGATCCGTAAATCCAGTTTCTTTATCCATTGAATGACCTCACAACCAACACTGCAACATTATAAATAATTATTGATCTATCAATTTTAAATCAAATTAAATATACTACGGTCATACGGATGAGTGATTGCAGATAATTATTTGTAGGTACATTTTTTTTTGACAAACTAGACggcttacatggcatgcacgtgcacTTCGGCCGGCCTGGCCTGGCTGCGGACGGCGAGGACGTTCCCGGAGAGGTTGATCACGGAGTTGCGGGCAGCGACGGCGTCCACATAGGCCACGTCACCGCGACGACCTGCACGGAGGCCAGATCACGTACGGCGGGCGACTCCAACAACGTCCGTGATGGTCAGATCCCGGGTGAAGACGGGGAGAATGGTCGGAGATCGGCGGGGGAAGGCGGCGATCGGCCGGACGGGGAGACGTTGGAATTGGCAGCGTGATCACGGCTAGATCGGCGGGGAAAGGCGGCGATCGGCGGGTAAGGGCGGCGATCGGCGGGGCGGGGCGACGTTGGAATGGGCCGCGTGATCAACGCATGTCGTGGGTAATTTTTTTTTCGCGCGACGGGGAGGGGATAGATGCGAGCCGGCCGTATCGGCTCTACCTGTATGGGCACGCCGCATACGGCGCGGGATACGTTAAGCACCGTATGCCCAAAATGCCCTTATacgttaaggggggggggggggggttgtaccgaagcagaCCTCTTCACAGTGAACTTCAGCCCCACCAGTCACGCATGCCTTACTTTAGGCATCAGCGGGACGCTATCAGTCCTCTGGATGCAAAATGGACGTCCCCAACTAGAGATGTGGGAACAACGCGAGGACCCCAAAAGCATGATCGGTACTTCAAAATGGCTACGTACTCGAACGATCGAGCTAAGACGACCCGGAAAGGAGAACGAAGGAAGAGAACTGTGTGTCTTGAGAAAGAAGTGTGGCACAATGCTCATCAGCGACGACTTGTGTCGTGTTTACACAGTTGACCTTGAAACCGGGAGGATGGAGGAGCTGGCTGATTGGCCTCACACGCGCTCCATGTGCCATTGGGATTCCATGCCCTTGGATATTGATTGGCTCACGTTCTTCGTTTCTCGGCTTACGAGGTATAGCTAACCATTATCACATATATGTATACATTTTTTTTGGTTTATTTGGCAATGTATGTTGGATAAATTACCAAGCCAGAGGGTTGATGAACAGCCATGTTCCTATTCAACTCGTTCTTCCAACATTTAATGTTTAGGTGTTCATCATGTTTTTTTTTGTATTTATTAGGGTCTCCACGCGTCCCCTCTCATCTACTAGTGGTGAGACATGCATCTCGGCCGAGGAAGAGGTGCATGAAGGGTAAGTTACACGGTGGCATATAGAACTAGTGGAAAACGTGGTCTTGGGAACTAAATTCACTAATGAAACATGCGAAACTCGAGAGTATATTTCTTTTGTTCGGCTTGCTATGTTTAGACTTGCATTTCTGAAATCATCAACTTTAGTTAACTTTTAATCCGTAGTTTATATACGGTGTTAGGTGAGTCATTGGATGTTGAACAATGGCATGAAAAAGGGACCAACATAAAAGTATTCCGGCCAACCTATAAGCGGATATACTTCAAATATATCATCTATGGTTTGACTATTTTGCTGCCAGGATTTCCCTAGacctcagagcatctccagccgcgcccccaacaggcctcccaggccactttttcggcgccggcgccaaaaaaacgccCCAGCAGCggccccaggacgccgaaaagcgCCGGTTTGGCCATTTTTCGCCCGGTGGTCACagaccgaacccggcgcactgggggggcgatcgggggctccggcgcaagggaaaagcgcagCTGGTCCACaccgtcaggtgaaaagtcaagattttcttcccagactcgcctcccaccccccgcgacctcggccgccactagctatatcccggtgccgcccgccgcccttcaccgctagatagccattccccgccggaaaaatagcagaggttcgccgcggcagcccctccaacagcagttgggcgtttccggccgcggaggggcagtttagtggcgggtacacgcccaccgggcgcaaggtgttcggcgatttgtctgCCCCGGCGATGGACTCagatgacgaggaagcgctcgctgcactgctggaggaggaagccgaggccggcgtccaggaagaagagcatctcatggtgctcgccgccctcgcccagctactggcgagcaatgaaaagccgccgcgtggtggctcggcgccggggcgggtgaaagcaaagaaccggcatcgtctcgaaggccaCTGCacgctctactccgactacttcgccgacgctccacttcacggcgacaaaacatttcggcgacgttatcggatgagccgaaagctcttcctcaggattgtgaactccatccgggagttcgacaactacttcaagtgcaagatggattgcactggcaaacttggattcacctcgatccagaagttcacaacagcgatgaggatgcttgcatacggagctcccggtgattcactcgatgactatgggcgcatggccgagtccaccagcatagagtgtttctacaagttctgtcgggcagtggtggcagtgtttggaccgcaatacttgagaatacccaatgcggaagacactgctcggatcctagcacagaatgcagcaagagaatttcctgggatgcttggaagcatcgactgtatGCATTGGAAattgaagaattgcccatttgcttggcaggggatgtacataGGCGctaaaggcggttgcagtgtggtacttgaggcggtggccacacaggacctctagatttggcactccttctttggtatgccaggaactcacaatgacatcaacgtactgcagtgctctcctgtctttgccaagcttgttgaaggtcactctcctccggtgaacttcgagatcaatgggcggcactacaacaaggggtactatctagctgatggcatctatccgagatggtcaacatttgtgaagaccatctcaaaccctatgccaggaggcaagaacgcctggtttgcgaagattcaggaggcttgcaggaaggatgtcgagcgggcatttggtgtgctccaatcttgacttgctgttgtccggtaccccgctcaaacctggtcgaaagatcaaatgtgggagatcatgacttgttgtgtcatcttgcacaacatgatcatcgaaagcgagcaagaagacccagtgtttgacactgaaccatactacaggcaaggccctctagccgaagttgatcatcagctaccggcaacctggactgcctacctcagtatgcgtcaggagatccgagacccacaggtgcatcatcaattGCAGCAGgatctgatagagcacctatggaggctcaagggcgacgccgggcgcgacgtgtgatgaaatatgagtttttatttgttgaactatataatttgtattgaactatttgttgttgcactattttgttgaactatgtgatacaaaaatatttatgttgataattTAACGCCGAAccacggcgaaccacgccgaatatgggcctattctcgcccatatggaccCTTTATTCGTCGAAAGTGGGCCGAAAAGTGGGCCAATATCGGCGCCTGGGGGTGACCTGGGGCCGACGGCTGGACGgccaaccgcccccagcgccggCTCGCCCCAGGGGGCGCgtaaaagcgccgcctggggggccaacggctggagatgctctcagccACCATAAGCAGTTGCATATCGTCGATGTAGAAACTTAGGTACTCTATTGGAAATCTAGGAAAATTTTCAAATCTGTGAATATTTTTTTACAAAATTGATATTCTTTTTTGCAAATCCGTGAACGCTTGGGCCAGCCCAACAGGCGCCCAAATGGGCGATGCCGTCGCCCAGTTGGGCAAAGGCCTAATCATTTCAATTCTTTTCCTTTTTTAtcatttttcttctattttttggttaattcttttttcctttttgaacTTTGTTATTCATTTTGAAACCCcttcaaaaatttaaaaaattgtttgtaatatcagaaaatgttcttgtttatGTTCTGCAATTtgagaaaatgttcctgtttttcaatttttttgttcacaaaatttaaaaatgtttgcattttcaaaaaagatatttttttaaaaaaaaagtacGTGGTTTGCAATATTTGTTCAAAAAATTTATCGATTGTtgggaatttatttaaaaaaatgaaaaagtaTTCAAGTTTGTAAATTTTCATACATAATTTGAAATTCCAAAGTTTTTGACAAATTTAAGGAAATGCTTAGGACTTAAGAAAATGTCCATGTTGATTCTTAATGAAGGAAATTGCAAATAACACTAGCGTTGAAATTAGGAAAATCTACATGCTCACGGATGCACCCGTCTGGCATAGTCCACTGGTATTTTTTGGGCAATGGATAAATGACCCCAACTTCATAAAAACAGCGTAACATGGACATATGAGGCATCAATACTAGATTTGAACGACTTCCGACATCGTGTGCAGGTTGCGGCATGTCCGACCATTAATTTGCCTTTATATACGGTGTCAATTGAATCGTTGGATGTTGATCAATGGCTTTAAAAAGGGACAAGGATAAAAGTGTTCCTGCTAACCAATAAGCAGATATACTTGCAAAATTTTCCTTTTATGGTTTTACTATTTCGCTGCCAGGATTTCCCTAGGCCTCGGCCACCATAAGCCGCTGCATATCATCGATGTAGAATTTTAGGTACCCTATTGAAATTGTACAGTTTCATGGGAGCAATTATTTTTACACCAAAGTTTGTAAGTTGTATAATACCGGGTGAGGTGGAGATGTGGATTTGCTGAAGGGTGGTGACCTGAAGGAGGCCTTGAGACTGGAGGATTGGTCAGGAAGTAGTGTAATCAGTGGCTCTCTGTTCGCTGGGACGGCTCTCTGTTTTCCTGCGATGTGAAGTTTCTGAATGTTCGTTTGAACCCTGAGGTATGGGTGTTTGTTTGTACCAGAAGTCTGTGAGCTGCTGATCTGTACTCTGAACTTGACAGACAGCGATTCAGCCTAGCCTAATGTTCTGGCAGTGCTCTTGGTTCTGTTTATAAGTAGTCGTTTGTAATTTTATCTCTTTGAGCCAGCCAAACTGTTAAAATAAAGAAAATGGTACTGTCTTCAGAGTCCTCAAGTTTCTGAATTTTCGTCCGGATGGACTCTGAAGAAAGGTTTGTGAGTAACTTggataaaaaattaaaaaaagacgACCACAGTGGGAGTCGAACCCACGACCTTCTGATCCGAAGTCAGACGCGCTAATCCACTGCGCTATGCGGTCACTCTGCTATTTCTACGTCCGTACTGGTGAGGACACCCAAATATTTGAAATCTAATGTGTTTAGCGATGCCAAAAGAAATATTTGACACAAGAACGTACTACTACGGATCACAACCGCTCAAATACAGATACACATGTCAAAGTGCAAATTCAAAACGAAAAATAGGAAAGAAAAGTACTTCCTGACATCGATGCACGGCTTGCAAGAGGAAGAGTCCAAAGCATACATTTTGCTTGATATGCAGCACTCGTGGGCCAGGCTAACCCACCGGTTAGCTAACACAATTAACAAGCTTAGGCCGGCGGTTAGGTAGCAGTGTAGTTTTTAGTGGTGTCTTTTGCTCTGTCAATTTGTATATATGTACCTCGTGCTGCTGATCGAGCGATGGATCCGTCTACGTGGTACCATTGTACAGTAGTCTAGAGCAAACTAAAGTAGCCCAGTGTGCAACTAGTAGTAGTATATTTTTTGGGTATGGACCTACCCTACCTTGGCTTGATTTCTCCTGATCCATCCATCTTATCGTATCAATTAATCATGACACCTCCACCCAAATCCAACAAAAATATCCTAGCTAGATAAATCCCTGTGAAAGGGAAACAAAGTTTGTTTTTCCATATGACAGTAAGTTCTGTAGATATTACGTTGACGTGGAATTATTTTGAAGAAATTCCATGGGATCCTGAATTAGTTCGATCGTATTTTGTTTGCTTTAACTTGGAAGTAGAATCTCTTCTTGTTGCTGCTCTTGATCTGCTGCATGGCTAGTGATGATTTAAGGCCctatttggttcataagtcctagcactttttttagtcccaacttataagtcccaagtctctacctgtttggttcctgggacttaacatggactaaaagaccatattacaactataagtccctataagactctccttgagagtcttatttcataagtcgtAAATGcacactttaagtccctataagtccctcatgtttggtttagatgggactaaagagacttttttaagtccctacacCAATAAGTCTCTATAACCAAACACGCTCTAAATCATCTTTGAGGGATTACGTGTCTTGGCTTCTGCGCCGTGCAGCTGCTAGTGATCAATGGAGAGAATAATGTACATGTATAATCCAAAGATGTGGTTGATCAATCCATTCATCTAGAAATGTCCACAGGAGCAGAATCAAAAAATGAATGCACCACTCTCCAATAAACAAACAGTGAAAAACATGCCAACACCAGGATAAGTTGAGAAAATCATCAAATTTGTGCGCAACTTGATGTTTCATTTTGAGTAAATAAAATACATCATTTCTCGAAAAATCAAGAAGCCAGCTAGGCAAGTGGTTAGCAAATATAGACTTGACGCGTAAGTTGTCAATCAAGTGATGTCTTTTGGCTTCTGCTATGTTTGTAGCTAAGTAGGAAACCGTGCGGAAGCTACTCATGGATGGAGCTTTCTCACCGATGAGCGTTGTTGTTTTCTGTACATTGTCAATCACTTTGACAGCAAGGTAGTCATGTAGAGCCCCTCTCAGTGTGCATATACTACTACGTACAGTACTATCCAAAGGAGTAGTATATATTTTAGTTTCGGACCTACTTTAGGCTTGATTTTCCTGGTCGACGGATCGATCTTATCGTATCAATCATGACACCTCCACCCAAACCAACCAAAATCAATTAACAAGAAGGAATGAATTCCCTGTGGATCTCTCTGATAGGGAAATAAGTTGTTTTTCTCAATAATATATGCAAAGTCGACGTTGAATTAAGCTTGGTGGCCATGAAATTCTACAAATTCCTCATTTGTTTACTGGTGCCTACCTTTGTCGTCAAGTTGGAAGAAGAATTTCGTCTTTCACTGCCGTACGTCGATGTGCATGGCTAGCTAATGATGCGTCTTTGCTTTTTGAACAAAGATTAGGTGTATTTGCAAGTGATGAGAAAGAGGACACTATAAGCATAATCCGAAACCAAAAATGTTATACCCGTAGTTATCTTAATTTGTGGTCGATCGAATCAGAGCATGTACTAGTACTAAGCTAACACGGCTGTCCATTAAACaatgacaagcaggacggcaccaccAGGATATGTTCGATTCTACACTTTCCTCCCCACTCACCTTTAATTTTCCGTTTTGTTTTCTCTCGATATTTTGGTTGCGTTCCTCCCTACGCGTGGCTGAGTGCACCCTCTGGTAGCAGTGCTCATATGCAGTATGTTTCGAAACAAGGTAAAAAATAAAACAGTTTTGCTAAGACACTGAGACCTAGTCACAGTCAAAAAAGAAATTACTAGCAGGGGAGACTGAACAGAAACTGTAGGATGAGTATTACTCCATTTTGTACGGCCCTGATTATTACTCCATTTTGTACTACAGAAACTGTAGGATGAGTATATCTCAATTCAGAATACAGGCATTGAGATATGGAGGAGCTTCAATACCGTTTCTttcaagaaaaaaaaggaaagaaatatgGAGGTACTACGTGCGTGGCATCTGCCCATCTTTCTCGACGTTCTACTACGCACTTCGATCGCCTGCGCGCAGCGCGCGAGTGATCCACCATGGAAGACCACTCGACCAGCTACGACCCCGTATCTTCTTGTGATTCAGAGAGAGCGGAGATCACAGGTTGGCGCGTTCAGAAGGAAGCGGAGGCATGCGGGGGGCACGGCTGCGACGGCCAGAACTGCGCGGGCTTCACCTTGGAGACGCTGGTGAGCACCCCCAGCGGCGTCACGTCGCCGACCACCGTCACCTTCTTGCTCGGGATGTCGATGTCGAACGACGTCACCCCCTCCATCTTGGCGATGTGCTTCTTCACCTTGCCCGCGCACCCCTTGCAGTGCAGCGACACGCGCAGCACCACCACCTGCGtcgtcctcgccgccgccgtcgaggaCGACCGCACCAGCGCCGCCGCCTTGTGCTGCTCCGGGTCTTGGACGGCCGTGATCTCCGACGACGACGAAGCAGAGGAGGACGTCCCTGACGACGAGGACTCTGCTTGGTGCACAGTCGACGGCGGCGCGTCCTTGGCAGAGGGAACCGGCAGGGAGGCGTCGGCCGGGAACGCGTCGATGAAGGACGGCGGCTTCGGCTTCCCTTCGCCGACGGGCAACGCGTCGATGaaggacggcggcggaggcgggggcaGCGCGAGGACGTCGAGGTCGTCGGACTGCAGGCGGGAGGAGTTGAGGAGGAAcctggaggaggtggccgggctgACCAGCCTCTTCTCCGAAGACCTTCTCCCATCTGCAGCAGCACCAGCCGtggtgctcttcttcttcttcttgctgccgtgctgctgctgctgctgcttggggtCCTCTGAGGACACCGAGTCTTTGGTGCTGGTGCTTGGTCTGGGCGGCTTGGAGGTGGAGGAGCGGTGTGGGTCGCGGAGCCGCGGCGAGTGGCGGTCGATGGCCCGGCCGCTGCTGCCAACGACGGCGCCGGTGCCGGTGGAGGCGATGATGTTGGTGGCGTCGGCGGAGGAGCAGGAGATGGAGATAGTGGGCAGGCCCAGACGCTTGTGCACGCCCTTGAGAAGCAGAGACGCCATGGAACGAAGCAAGATGGCCGGCTCGATTACTCTGAGGAGTCTCTGGGTTGGGTTGGTGGTgcacaatgaaatgaaatgaaaggAATGAtgattctcttcttcttctccgggaGAAAGGAGCTTTTAAACTTGGGGCtttggaaggaaggaaggggccaaAGCAAAAGCCAAAACCGCTAGGAAGGAGGGCGCTCTGCTTCTTGGGTTGTTGACGTGGGGCATGTACGTGGCACAACTTCTGGTCCACGTGTGCATGCACATGCATGCTCTGATCC
Coding sequences within:
- the LOC123075927 gene encoding protein SODIUM POTASSIUM ROOT DEFECTIVE 1-like: MASLLLKGVHKRLGLPTISISCSSADATNIIASTGTGAVVGSSGRAIDRHSPRLRDPHRSSTSKPPRPSTSTKDSVSSEDPKQQQQQHGSKKKKKSTTAGAAADGRRSSEKRLVSPATSSRFLLNSSRLQSDDLDVLALPPPPPPSFIDALPVGEGKPKPPSFIDAFPADASLPVPSAKDAPPSTVHQAESSSSGTSSSASSSSEITAVQDPEQHKAAALVRSSSTAAARTTQVVVLRVSLHCKGCAGKVKKHIAKMEGVTSFDIDIPSKKVTVVGDVTPLGVLTSVSKVKPAQFWPSQPCPPHASASF